In Helicoverpa zea isolate HzStark_Cry1AcR chromosome 3, ilHelZeax1.1, whole genome shotgun sequence, the sequence ggtacataagggagtacataaataGAAGAAATAAGTGAGCCAACTACAGCGGATCTAGCCACTGGTATTGTAATTTTCATATCATATTATCATAACATACCTAGAAAGATATTATCATATCTAAAACGCTTTTAATCTTTTACATAACTGATTGTAGATCTTGTTgggttagtaggacggcactgaaacaaaaatatacatatatttaataataaatacaagaaGGTTAGAACGATCGATGATTTCAAAAACACCGCCAAAGAAATGAAAGTTGTCAGCTCGCCGTTGACGTCATtgtcatttttttcttgtaatcaCCACAGGTTAAAAATGCGCGCAATGCGTAAACTGGAGTGCGTGATTTTTCGATTTTTCTATTAAAGGACGCATTTTCCTACTTTTAGCTAAGAAGAAGGGAAAAGTTGcccaatttcaatttttttataggAAAAGAAATAGATAAATTTTCAAACAATGGACCTTATTAAACCAAACTCGTTTTCAATAAAAGTCATAGAACGCTAAACGAAACGCAGAACAATAGTTTGATTTTACTCTGTGCCCTCACAGCTGACATTGACAGTTAGATAGGTAAATTGACAAGGTCTTGTATTTCAACATTACaacaattaatttacaaataaatacgtGAAGTGTTGCGGAAGTTATGGCGTtgagtttttttaatgaaagtGAGGCACCGCGGGACTTCCGAGTGTCGTCCACAGAGAGTGATGGCCATTACAAGAAATGTCTTCTTTGTTACACCGTGAAAAAGAACTTCTACTGTTCGGATTGCGTCAGGGCGGGCAATTTTGTGCACTCCTCTATGCCTTACGCAGACAGGTACGTTATATTACCTTTATTACTCCGCAGTGTCAATAAACTTCTATATTTATCACAATGAACTATCGGAGCATTGACGTTGAATGATATTTTCGATAGCAAAATAGATGGAGTTTTACGCGTGTTTGACTCACCATATGCGTCGAATTTATACGTAAACAACGCGGAAATCATGTTTACTGTTATTGACTACGTTGAGATAAGCAAGACGTACAATATTTGTGGCAGGAAAGGCTTGAGAACTGTCATTGTTATGGTGACATACATTATTGGATTAGTGTTTACAAACTTACATAACCTTGAATAGTAAATGGTGTCGTAGTTATTACGTTTGTTGGCTCATCTCTGTGACTCAGCATTGAATAAGTTTAGCTTAGCTTTCGTTAGTACTAAACTTTTGCAAGCTCTTTGTATTCttttaagactttttttatgacaatttttttgtcacatgcattcatttagatttttatatCTACAAAACTTTTACTCATATAACTACCTAACAgtcatttataagaataattgaCAACActcattcattaaaatataaataatcaaCAGATATGCAGAAAAACAAGCAAAACTACTCCGCATGAAAGTTAACCGCAAACACATACTAGATAGATGTGAAAAATTATTAGCATCCAAACTGAAGAAGGACACATTATTAACAGAAGCTAAACAGTCCCGAGATAATCTAGATCTCCTTAGACTAGCCATTGAGCAAAGACGTAGCAATATTGATGAGAAGCGGAGACAACTTGCGGAACTCCGAAGCCATAATAATGAGTTGATGCTGAAGCTTCCTCGGTATCAGAAACGAGTGACCAGCCTTGGGAAACATGCTCAGATACAGAGGATGGAACTGGAGAACAAAGTCAGCACTTATAATGAACAGGCTGAGTCATTGGCAGCTTTACGTAGGACACGTATACGGCAGCTCACAAAGTATATATTCCCGGTGTATATGACGTATGATACTAGGTAAGTTGGCATGCTAGTTATCATAGCTAGAATGACTACATATTTACATCAATGAATTACTGAAATGGATCATGGACTCCAGTGTTGTAAAAGTTTGCATTCTTTTTTAAAAGTACCATGTCCTTTTAAAAATTTCCACAAAACATCTATAAGGAACTAGAATGCATAATTTAGAGAATTCTATCATTCAGTTCTGTTGCATTTACTTTGCAaaacaaaagttatttttaatcttaTAATCAATGTTATCTAATTGGGGCACTAATGTTTTAGTGATAAGAATATAagatattgtattatatccttaCACTGATCATCCATTAtagcatatttttgttttcattacctACTTCTAGCCTTGAAGAAAAAATTAcaacataattttatgtttcataACAACCATGTTTAGCAGagcaaaaagtataaaaagttACACAATGCAAAAACATTATCAATGCAAAATTATACATAAGCTTTTCAACTTCTTCTGTTATCAACATCAACATTTTTCTTACTCCAAAATACTGACCTATGCCATGATATACTACTAGTTGCGGGTCTTCCTACAACGATACTGTGGTGATTCCAGTGAGAGTATAGAGGACATGGAGTTCATAGGCGAGGACACGGAGGAGGAGCCCCCCAAGCGGCCGCAGCTGCACATCGTGGCGCCCTGGATCCACACCGACGGCGACTTCTCGCAGGTGCACGAGTGGCGTGAGTTACCATTACTTTATTATAGACTTGGAAGGAAGATTGACGAGTGTGCCGTGAAGTGCCGTCGGGGGATAGCTGTCCTTAAGTCTTTGATGTTTTTTCGTTTCCAGTTACTAAGTGGGTGGTCCATCAGACTACATTGTGATCGAAATCCATAACTACTTTTGACTTGTAGCATACAATCAATCAttgttttgtaggtattttCTAAGGGCTCTAGTTACctgaaataaagtaataaatgaATACAATATTGTTGTTTCTCGTCAGTGCGTCAAGACGCGGAACTGGCGGGCTGCCTGTCGGGCGCGGGCGtggggcgggcggcgcgcgtgGTGGCGGCGCTGGCGCTGTGTGCACAGCTGCTGGCGCTGCTCGCCTGGGCGCTCGACGCCAGGCTGCCGCACACCATCTCGCTCAAGTACGTACCTAGCACCAACAGAATTGTTACTGTCCCACAAACAGAAGGGCTAGCGTTAATGACCGCATGCATTCGCGATTTCTTCCTCTTCATTTactaagtaagatttttttttgagatcCTGCGTTTTCCATGTGCCACTCATGAATTATAAGACccttttaattaagttattctTGAAACTTGCACTATTGTTAAATCCACATGGAAGTCGAACGAACAATATGTACCTGAAAACTGGGATCATTATGAACATTTGACGTAAAACAATGCGATGCATTCAGAATGTTATCGTGATTAATTCATTTCCCGGAAATAGTTAATTTGCTTAgcgttatttattaaatacagtttgCTATCAAGTATTATGCTATTATTGCTATTATTTTTGCGAGCTTCCTATTCCTGGTTTTTAGATTTAACAGCAATACAGTTTTAAATTCGTCACTTCAGGTCTTCAGCGCATATAATATAGCGTATTACGAAACCACTCGGGTGAGCCTTAAATTACATCGATCCATTTAATCTAATTAACAACTGAAAAAACACAAACCAGATTTACTTACGTCGAATATTCACAGTAGAAACTAAATAAGGCTTCGCTCACACAAGCCTCCATAGCTCAGGGGTTAGAGCACTGGTCTTGTAAACCAGGGGTCGAGAGTTCAAATCTCTCTGGAGGCATCGTACACTGTATCTTTTTACGGTTTTTGTGAGagctgaacattttttttttttttttttttaagtttccttTGTCCGAAAGTAGGTTAAGTTTAGAATTGCTTTAAACGTAAATGTTGTCAAAAACATCCATGCgacgtaataaataataatcattccATGCGACATTATAAATAGCATTCTCAACATATTTTATGGTAGAAATTTCCACTGAAATGGATTTCTATGAAAACCAGAAATAAGTCTTGATGGGGGTTGGTTCTCCGTTCTAGTCCTTCAGCAACGCATTTGAAGCTTTTGACTG encodes:
- the LOC124646285 gene encoding beclin 1-associated autophagy-related key regulator codes for the protein MALSFFNESEAPRDFRVSSTESDGHYKKCLLCYTVKKNFYCSDCVRAGNFVHSSMPYADRYAEKQAKLLRMKVNRKHILDRCEKLLASKLKKDTLLTEAKQSRDNLDLLRLAIEQRRSNIDEKRRQLAELRSHNNELMLKLPRYQKRVTSLGKHAQIQRMELENKVSTYNEQAESLAALRRTRIRQLTKYIFPVYMTYDTSESIEDMEFIGEDTEEEPPKRPQLHIVAPWIHTDGDFSQVHEWLRQDAELAGCLSGAGVGRAARVVAALALCAQLLALLAWALDARLPHTISLNEYCNWRVSASGVAWRARRLSAAGAALCARAALPPPHTHAASAPHATPAPPHALAALHTLVRAANTDDPMLGRVESWMSSCEAAVQSVWADAVAALGDLDADDTEPPEHLHWPETMEIEELSCTPPTPAPAPSLLTSFASMWRVFK